Sequence from the Maribacter algicola genome:
TGGGGACATCGTCTATGGCACGGGTCTTTACCAAGGGAAAGGTCACCCCCTGTGGCATCTGGTCCATGTGCTTGTTGATCTCGTTGTATAATTTTACGAAAGAGCGCTCAATATCTTCGCCCACGTAGAATTGTACGATGACCATCCCCTGTTCCTTCATGGATGTGGAATACACATATTCCACCCCCTTAATGTTACTGATGAGTTGCTCCAAGGGTTTTATGACCCTGGACTCAACTTCGGTCGGGCTCGCACCCGGGTATCCCACAAAAATATCGGCCATGGGCACATCGATCTGTGGTTCTTCCTCCCGTGGGATCAAAAACGAGCTATAGACCCCAATGACCATGAATACGATCATCAGGAGCACCGTTAACTTACTACCTATGAACATTTTGGCAATCTTGCCAGCTAAACCTTCCTTCATTTTATTTTTTATTAGTGGGGCGTTTTCACCTGCCAATGGGGCAGGTGGGCGGGCTTTCCGTTCATACTCCTCCCTGCCAAGGCAGGTGCGGGGTAACCACTGCAATCCCTAACGCGTTTCCTTTTACTGTATATCCAATGTTGCTCCGTTGTACAGTTTTCCTTCCGCGGAAACTATGTATTTTTCATCCTGCGTAAGACCGGACAACACCTCTACCTGATCGCCAAAAGTGCGTCCCAATCGCAACCATCGCAAGAGGGCCGTATTACTTTCACTAACGGTATACACACCGGTGAGACTTCCGTTCGTCACCAAGACATCCGTAGGTATCATAATCGCGGCATTGTTTGTTTTTTTGGCAACAGGGAACTGTACGGTGGCATACATTCCGGATAGTATAGGAATGTCGGTTTTTCCCAAAACCACCTTTACCAAATATTGACCTCCAGTATTTTTAGAGGAGGAACTTACTTCGGTCACTTTACCCTTTACATTTTGCTCCAGGGATTTGATAAGGACGTTTACAGGGGTATCATTTTTTATTTCAGTGATTTCGGATTCCGGAACCATGGCTAACACTTGATAGGTGCCTGGGGCTTCTACTTCCAATAAGGGCATCCCAGGGTTTGTCATATCCCCGGCATTGATAAATTTATTGGTCACCACGCCGCTAAATGGGGCACGTATATTTGCATAGCCCATTTGTGCATTGACCTCGTTCTTCATTTGTATGACCGACTCCAACCGGGCCTTCGCCATAGTATAATGTGCAGTAACGTCATCCAGTTCCTTTTGGGAAGCACTGTTCTCTTTAAAAAGGGCGGTAAACCGGTTATAGTCTTTTTCGGCATTGTTGAAGGCGGCGTCTGCCTCTGCAATACCGGCATTCACTTGGGCCAATTTGGCCGATACATCCGCATTGTTCACGCTCAATAGGAGCTGTCCGTTTGATACTTTTTCACCTACCTGCACATATATTTTGTCCACATACCCCATCATTCGGGTACTGATGTTCGCACTCTTGGAAGCTTCTACCTTACCACTTACGGTAAGAAAAGGATCATTACTGTTTTGTGTTACGGTACTTGTGGTAACCGAAATGGCAGCACCTTTGGTTGCCGCAGTTGTTTTTTGGTCGTTTCCGCAACTGGCAAATATGGTGAGGGCCGCCAAAGCCATTACTGATATATAAAGTTTATTTTTCATGTTTCTTATTGTATTTGGTCTTACGTTGAACCTGTATTGATTATTAAATTTTTGTAAGGAACTGTATATATGCCAAGGCATAGTTGTGTTCAAAAATGGTCATATAGTACTCCAGTGTTTTTTGGGAATATTGGGTTTCGGCCATTAACAGGTCGGTCGTTTTTTCCAAGCCCTGTTCAAATCGGTTCGTACGGATTCGTAACGATTCTTGGGACTGTTCCAAGGCCAATTTGGTAAGCCTTAACTTATTCTGGGCATTCTCCAAATTTCGTTTTGCCCTGTTCAGTTCCAGCGCACTTTCAGATTTGTACTGTTCCAATTGTAGTTTGGCCTTGTCGTATTCGGCCTTGCTTTTCTGTGATTTTCCAAAGCGTTTGCTTCCTTCAAAAAGGTTCCATTTAAGTTCCGCCCCGAACAAATATCCATCGGCATCGCCCTGAAAGACTTCATCGTCATGCATTTCGTAGGTACCAAAGGCATTCAATCTGGGCAGAAAGGACATTTGATCCGCCTTGTGCATTTGTTTGTAGGCCTCCGTAGCGGAACCTAGGGCCAAAATATCCTTTCGGTTTTCGGAAAGCGATACCGCATCGATGTCCGAATAGGATACGGAGAGCGAGTCCGTCGGTTTCAGCACAGCAGTACCGGTCTCGTTCATAAGAACCGACAAATAGTTGCTGGCATTGAGAATATTGCTCTGGGCATAGTGCAATTGGTTGTCTATTTCCGTGACCCGTACTTGAACGGCCAATACGTCCGACTTTTGCAGGTATCCCTGGGCAAAGCTGTTTTCCGCAATACGCTGGTTTTCCATAGCGGTTTCCTTCGCTTTTTCCAACACGTCCACTGTTTTATAGGCAAGTTGCAGTTGCATATAGGCTTTTTCTACCTCTAGTAGGATATAGTCCTGGGTTCGTTCGGATTGTAATTCGGTAGCCGTCCACTTCGCCTTGGCAGCCTTTCGTTGAAACATACCGTCCAGGTTGATCAAGGGCTGTTGTACTTCTACCCTAGTGGCATAGTCCTCTATTTGCCTGGGGTCGTTCAATAAGGTTGGATCGAAGTCGGCCGCCGTAAGGATCTGCTGGTTCAATTTGGAACCAAAGGCCATCAGGGGATTTGTAGTGGCAATTCCTGTATGGGAAACGCTTATGTTCGGCAATAAAACTGCATTGGTCTGCAAGTAATCCCCTTTGGCGGCAAGGGCCTCCTGCATGGCTATTTTAAGGGTGTTATTGCCATCTTTTACTTTTGTCATCACTTCTTCCTTCGTAATGGGTGTGGTATTTTGACCCATCCCAAAATAGCAGGAGAAAAGAATAATATATCCTAGTAGGTATTTCATTGTTGTAATATATTTTGGACAAAATTAGATTGGGGAAACAAGCTGTGCAGTAACATTTGTTACCGAACCCCTATGGCAGGAAAATGGATGACGAATGTTGGTTTTATAAATGGGACATTTCTTTGGTGATTAAGAATTAGTATGATTTCATATATTTACTAGGTACCAACTTCGGAAGGAGCTTCAAATATGAAAATCACAACCCTTATGATGGTCATGATACTATGGGTGTCTTTGGACCAAGAGCCAAAAGCCTATACGCAGAGGCTGCCTGGAAGTGAATTGGAAATTGAAATGGTAGCGATACCTTCCGGTTCGTTCCAAATGGGAAGTAAGAATCCCGAAGACAAAGATGCGTATCCACAAAGGAAGGTTTCTGTCGATGGTTTTTGGATGTCTTCCAAGGAGGTTACCTGGGAGCTCTACCGCGAGTTCTTAAAACGGGAATTGGATATAAATGCCATAAAACATGAAAATATACAAATAGATGCCGTTACCGGAGCAACGATTCCCTATGTGGATATGGGATTGGGCATGGGTTCCGAAGGTTCCTTGCCAGTGGCAAATGTAACCGTGCTAGGCGCATCACAGTTCTGTAAATGGCTTACTGCTTTGACCGGGGTATATTACCGATTGCCTACAGAGGCCGAATGGGAATATGCCGCAAGGGCCGGAAGTGCTGGACCCTATTTTTTTGAGGATGACGGAAATCTAGAGGAGTACGCATGGTTCGATGAAAATAGTGGGGAGAGCTACCACGAAGTGGGACAAAAGAAACCCAACCCATGGGGCCTCTATGACATGTATGGCAATGTGGCCGAGTGGACCTTGGACCAATATGTTGAGGATGCCTATCAAAAGGAACAGGTATTTCACCCTATTACAAAACCCTATCCAACCGTGGTTCGTGGAGGATCTTATAAGGATACGGCCAAAGAATTAGGCTCAACGGTCCGTATGGGGTCCGATTTGGTCTGGAAGGTACGGGATCCCCAATTTCCCCAAAGTAAATGGTGGAATACGGATGCGGCCTTTGTAGGGTTTAGAATCGTCCGACCGGTGGAAACCCCTGAAATAAAGGAAGACAATACTTTTTGGATAGCAATTGATTAACAACACATAAAATTATACATATGAAAAATACACGCAGGGATTTTGTAAAAAGGAGTACCATGGCTTCGGCAGGATTGGTATTGACCCCTTCACTTGAATCAAAGGGAATGTTCAATATTTTCAATGAAAAGAAATTAAAAGTAGCCTTGGTAGGATGCGGCGGAAGAGGTTCCGGTGCAGCGAACCAAGCACTTCAGGCAGATGAAAATATTGAGCTAGTGGCCATGGCCGATGCTTTTGAGGACAGGCTCACCGAAAGTTACAACAACCTTTATGAGAAGTACAAGGATACCGGTAAGTTCAGTGTACAGGAGAAAAACAAATTTGTAGGATTCGATGGCTATAAAAAGGCCATTGACCTCGCTGATGTTGTCATTCTGGCAACCCCTCCAGGCTTTCGTCCCGCCCATTTTGCCTATGCTATAGAAAATGGGAAGCATGTATTTATGGAAAAACCGGTAGCTACTGATGTTCCCGGCATTCAAAAAGTACTAAAGTATGCTCGGGAAGCCAAGGACAAAAACCTAAAAGTGGTAGTAGGGCTGCAGCGCAGGTACCAGGAAAACTATTTGGCCGCATTGGAGGAAATTAAAAAAGGCGCGGTTGGTAAGTTAGTGGGAGGACAGGTGTATTGGAACAGTGCCGGGGTATGGGTACGGCCAAGAAAACCGGAATATACGGAGCTGGAGTACCAAATGCGCAACTGGTACTATTTTAATTGGCTCTGTGGGGATCATATTTTGGAGCAGCACATTCACAATATCGATGTGGCCAACTGGTTTTTGGATGAATTCCCTGTTTCGGCGCAGGGTATGGGCGGTAGGCAAGTCCGCACGGGGAAGGACCATGGGGAAATCTTTGACCATCACTTCGTAGAATTTACCTATCCCAGCGGTGCTGTCATTTCAAGTCAGTGCAGGCATCAGCCCGGCACCTACAATAGGGTAGCGGAACAATTTCAGGGCACCAAGGGCTTTGTAAGCACCAACGATGCTGCTGCTGCCTTTTTATATGATCTGGAAGGGAACGAAATAGGGAGGTTTGAAAACACATCTGGGCATAATCCCTATCAGGAAGAACATAATAGATTGTTCAAGGCGATTCGTGAAAATACCGAACTTAATAATGCCGAATATGGTGCAAAAAGTACCCTAACGGCCATTATGGGCCGTATGGCCACCTACAGTGGAGAGGTTATCAAGTGGGAGGATGCCATGCAATCCACGCTCCAACTGGTGCCCGATGACATGACCTGGGATACCCCACCACCGGTACTACCAAAAGCGGATGGATTCTACGAAATCCCGACACCAGGCAAGACAAAGGTTTTGTAATCATTTAAAAAGCTTTTTGCCAAACCCAGATTCTTATGAAACTTGGGTTTTTCTTTATATATAAATCGATAAAAACCGCAATGTTCAATTGCCAATTTGGAAAAAGTGGGGAGAACAAGGGCAAACCAAGCGTTTCGGTTTTAATACTTCCAAAGGAATGCTTAAATTCCTGACTCAAAATCAAACTAATTCAAAAAATGAGTTCAAAATCAACAGGGTACAAGGTCATGATTATGACCGCAGTAGTGATACTGTCATGTCTTTTTCAGACCATGGCACAAAATGTTCCTTCCCCCAAGGATGTTTATGGTTTTAGGGTCGGTGACGATTATAAATTGGCAGATTATGCCCAAATAGAGGATTATCTGGGGAAATTGGCGGCTGCCTCCAATAGGGTAAAAATGCAGGAAATAGGTACCACCGTCTTAGGTAGAAAAATGTACATCCTATTTATTTCGAGCGAAGAGAACCTGGCTTCCCTGGACAAGTGGAAGGATATCAGTGCAAAACTGGCCCGAGTAAGCGTTTCTGATGAAGAAGCCTTGCAGTTGTCGGAATCAGGCAAAGCGGTTGTTTGGGTCGATGGAGGTATGCATTCCACGGAACTGGCCCATGGTCAAATGACCTCAGAGCTGGCTTATACCTTGGCTACCTCAGAAACTACGGAAATGAAAAAAATCAGGGAGAACGTCGTCACCATTTTAATGCCCGTAATGAATCCTGATGGATTGGATATTGTCGTTGATTGGTATAGAAAGAATATGGGCACACCGTATGAAACCTCACGTCCTCCCATTCTATACCATTATTATATGGGTCATGACAACAATAGGGATTGGTTCATGAACACCATGCCGGAAACCTATAATGTGACCAAAATCCTTTACAATGAATGGTATCCACAGATTGTGTACAACCACCACCAATCTTCCCCTTCATGGACGAAGATTTCCATTCCGCCCTATGCGGACCCGGTAAACCCAAAGATCCATCCTGCCGTAACCGCAGGGGTAAGTGAAGTGGGT
This genomic interval carries:
- a CDS encoding efflux RND transporter periplasmic adaptor subunit; this encodes MKNKLYISVMALAALTIFASCGNDQKTTAATKGAAISVTTSTVTQNSNDPFLTVSGKVEASKSANISTRMMGYVDKIYVQVGEKVSNGQLLLSVNNADVSAKLAQVNAGIAEADAAFNNAEKDYNRFTALFKENSASQKELDDVTAHYTMAKARLESVIQMKNEVNAQMGYANIRAPFSGVVTNKFINAGDMTNPGMPLLEVEAPGTYQVLAMVPESEITEIKNDTPVNVLIKSLEQNVKGKVTEVSSSSKNTGGQYLVKVVLGKTDIPILSGMYATVQFPVAKKTNNAAIMIPTDVLVTNGSLTGVYTVSESNTALLRWLRLGRTFGDQVEVLSGLTQDEKYIVSAEGKLYNGATLDIQ
- a CDS encoding Gfo/Idh/MocA family protein, whose product is MKNTRRDFVKRSTMASAGLVLTPSLESKGMFNIFNEKKLKVALVGCGGRGSGAANQALQADENIELVAMADAFEDRLTESYNNLYEKYKDTGKFSVQEKNKFVGFDGYKKAIDLADVVILATPPGFRPAHFAYAIENGKHVFMEKPVATDVPGIQKVLKYAREAKDKNLKVVVGLQRRYQENYLAALEEIKKGAVGKLVGGQVYWNSAGVWVRPRKPEYTELEYQMRNWYYFNWLCGDHILEQHIHNIDVANWFLDEFPVSAQGMGGRQVRTGKDHGEIFDHHFVEFTYPSGAVISSQCRHQPGTYNRVAEQFQGTKGFVSTNDAAAAFLYDLEGNEIGRFENTSGHNPYQEEHNRLFKAIRENTELNNAEYGAKSTLTAIMGRMATYSGEVIKWEDAMQSTLQLVPDDMTWDTPPPVLPKADGFYEIPTPGKTKVL
- a CDS encoding formylglycine-generating enzyme family protein is translated as MKITTLMMVMILWVSLDQEPKAYTQRLPGSELEIEMVAIPSGSFQMGSKNPEDKDAYPQRKVSVDGFWMSSKEVTWELYREFLKRELDINAIKHENIQIDAVTGATIPYVDMGLGMGSEGSLPVANVTVLGASQFCKWLTALTGVYYRLPTEAEWEYAARAGSAGPYFFEDDGNLEEYAWFDENSGESYHEVGQKKPNPWGLYDMYGNVAEWTLDQYVEDAYQKEQVFHPITKPYPTVVRGGSYKDTAKELGSTVRMGSDLVWKVRDPQFPQSKWWNTDAAFVGFRIVRPVETPEIKEDNTFWIAID
- a CDS encoding TolC family protein, with the translated sequence MKYLLGYIILFSCYFGMGQNTTPITKEEVMTKVKDGNNTLKIAMQEALAAKGDYLQTNAVLLPNISVSHTGIATTNPLMAFGSKLNQQILTAADFDPTLLNDPRQIEDYATRVEVQQPLINLDGMFQRKAAKAKWTATELQSERTQDYILLEVEKAYMQLQLAYKTVDVLEKAKETAMENQRIAENSFAQGYLQKSDVLAVQVRVTEIDNQLHYAQSNILNASNYLSVLMNETGTAVLKPTDSLSVSYSDIDAVSLSENRKDILALGSATEAYKQMHKADQMSFLPRLNAFGTYEMHDDEVFQGDADGYLFGAELKWNLFEGSKRFGKSQKSKAEYDKAKLQLEQYKSESALELNRAKRNLENAQNKLRLTKLALEQSQESLRIRTNRFEQGLEKTTDLLMAETQYSQKTLEYYMTIFEHNYALAYIQFLTKI